The following coding sequences lie in one Kribbella sp. NBC_00709 genomic window:
- a CDS encoding epoxide hydrolase family protein codes for MTIEPFRLDVPETELDDLRRRLDLVRWPSELPDVGWSRGVPVAYLQDLVAYWRDEYDWRAAEAQLNEWPQYATTIDRAQVHFAHLPSPDPDAIPLVLTHGWPGSIVEFTAVAKLLTDFHLVLPTIPGFTLSGPVREPGWEFKRVARAWTELMTRLGYDRYGVQGGDWGAAISREVGRIDPDRVIGVHLNLIPGAGATSEPTPEELAPLDPAERERTWASWRRQQAFAGEQQGYADLQSTRPQTLAYALTDSPVGQLAWIAEKFATWTDPASPIDRDLLLTNVMLYWLTRTAGSAGAIYYERAHASYWGQPAEPSRTPTALLDLAHENFIPLRHKVADSDNIVRWTSHPHGGHFAAMEQPDVLAADIRAFFRA; via the coding sequence GTGACGATCGAACCGTTCCGGCTGGACGTGCCGGAGACCGAGCTGGACGACCTGCGCCGGCGCCTGGATCTGGTGCGCTGGCCCTCAGAGCTGCCTGACGTGGGTTGGTCCCGCGGTGTCCCGGTCGCCTACCTTCAAGACCTCGTTGCCTATTGGCGGGACGAGTACGACTGGCGCGCCGCCGAAGCACAGTTGAACGAGTGGCCGCAGTACGCAACCACGATCGACCGTGCCCAGGTCCATTTCGCCCACCTCCCGTCGCCGGATCCGGACGCGATCCCGCTGGTCCTCACTCACGGCTGGCCGGGGTCGATCGTCGAGTTCACCGCGGTCGCCAAACTGCTGACCGACTTCCACCTGGTGCTCCCGACCATCCCCGGCTTCACCTTGTCCGGCCCGGTTCGCGAGCCCGGCTGGGAGTTCAAGCGCGTCGCCCGCGCCTGGACCGAGCTGATGACACGCCTCGGTTACGACCGGTACGGCGTACAGGGTGGCGACTGGGGTGCGGCGATCTCGCGGGAGGTCGGGCGGATCGACCCCGACCGCGTGATCGGCGTACATCTCAACCTGATCCCCGGCGCCGGCGCGACGTCCGAGCCGACACCGGAGGAGCTCGCGCCGCTCGATCCCGCCGAGCGCGAGCGCACGTGGGCGTCGTGGCGCCGGCAGCAGGCCTTCGCCGGCGAGCAGCAGGGGTACGCCGACCTGCAGTCGACGCGCCCGCAGACGCTGGCGTACGCGCTGACCGACTCACCGGTGGGGCAGCTGGCCTGGATCGCGGAGAAGTTCGCGACCTGGACCGATCCGGCGTCGCCGATCGACCGCGACCTGCTGCTCACCAACGTCATGCTCTATTGGCTGACCCGGACCGCAGGGTCGGCCGGCGCGATCTACTACGAGCGCGCGCACGCGTCGTACTGGGGCCAGCCGGCGGAGCCGTCGCGGACGCCGACGGCCCTGCTCGACCTGGCGCACGAGAACTTCATCCCGCTGCGGCACAAGGTCGCCGACAGCGACAACATCGTCCGATGGACCAGCCATCCGCACGGCGGTCACTTCGCCGCGATGGAACAGCCGGACGTGCTGGCCGCGGACATCCGCGCCTTCTTCAGGGCTTGA
- a CDS encoding DUF397 domain-containing protein: protein MTAIYNGMPGDSNSELIWKKSQRSGPNGNCVEVAKLSDGGVAVRNSRFTDGPALVFTKAEIEAFLGGVHDGEFDYLA, encoded by the coding sequence ATGACTGCGATCTACAACGGCATGCCCGGCGACTCGAACAGTGAGCTGATCTGGAAGAAGAGCCAGCGCAGCGGCCCCAACGGCAACTGTGTCGAGGTTGCGAAGCTGTCGGACGGCGGTGTGGCGGTGCGCAACTCGCGCTTCACCGACGGCCCGGCCCTGGTGTTCACGAAGGCCGAGATCGAGGCGTTCCTCGGCGGCGTTCACGACGGCGAGTTCGACTACCTCGCCTGA
- a CDS encoding helix-turn-helix domain-containing protein has protein sequence MTESGAQSGPTALRVILGAHLRRMRAAAGISRSDAGWEIRSSESKISRMELGRVGLKERDVGDLLSLYGLDDEEERERLLRLAREANNPGWWHRYGDVLPSWFHSYLDLEAAAQLIRVYELQFIPGLLQTPDYIRAVVQLGRGMIPGEEVERRVTLRTNRQGVLTRPEPVRLWAVVDEAVLRRPIGGVKSMIEQLTHLIDASQLPNVTLQVMPFSVGGHAATGGAYSILRFPEQDLPDMVYIEHLTSALYLDKLEDLDQYTATMEALCVAAPPPNKTRDLLTDIRKDFER, from the coding sequence GTGACCGAGTCGGGCGCGCAAAGCGGACCGACCGCGCTGCGCGTCATTCTCGGAGCGCACCTTCGCCGGATGCGGGCGGCGGCCGGTATCAGCCGGTCGGACGCGGGCTGGGAGATCCGGTCGTCGGAGTCCAAGATCAGCCGGATGGAGCTGGGCCGCGTCGGCCTGAAGGAACGCGACGTCGGCGACCTGCTCAGTCTGTACGGGCTCGACGACGAGGAAGAGCGCGAGCGGCTGCTACGTCTCGCGCGCGAGGCGAACAACCCCGGCTGGTGGCACCGGTACGGCGACGTGCTGCCGAGCTGGTTCCACTCCTACCTCGACCTCGAAGCCGCGGCACAGCTGATCCGTGTCTACGAGCTGCAGTTCATTCCCGGGCTGTTGCAGACCCCCGACTACATCCGCGCGGTGGTCCAGCTCGGCCGCGGGATGATCCCGGGCGAAGAGGTCGAGCGTCGCGTCACCCTCCGGACCAACCGGCAGGGCGTCCTGACCCGGCCGGAGCCGGTGCGCCTGTGGGCCGTCGTGGACGAGGCGGTCCTGCGTCGGCCGATCGGCGGCGTCAAGAGCATGATCGAGCAGTTGACCCACCTGATCGACGCGTCGCAGCTGCCCAACGTCACGCTGCAGGTGATGCCGTTCAGCGTCGGTGGCCACGCGGCCACCGGTGGCGCCTACAGCATCCTCCGATTCCCGGAGCAGGACCTGCCGGACATGGTCTACATCGAGCACCTCACCAGCGCCCTGTACCTGGACAAGCTGGAAGACCTCGACCAGTACACGGCCACCATGGAAGCCCTCTGCGTCGCCGCCCCTCCCCCGAACAAGACCCGCGACCTCCTCACCGACATCCGCAAGGACTTCGAGCGCTGA
- a CDS encoding DUF2461 domain-containing protein, producing the protein MSFTGFPAAALDFYDDLEMDNTKSFWTAHKQVYEESVRAPMTALLAELEDEFGAAKLFRPYRDVRFAKDKTPYKTHQGAFIDLAPATGWYVQVSAPGVRVAAGFYDATSERLGRVRTAIDDDRRGRQLEKLLAKLTRTGWTVGGDKLKTSPRGYDPDHPRIDLLRHKSLTVSKSYGFEPVIHTPDLAVQIRTDWRATKPLLTWLTDNT; encoded by the coding sequence ATGAGTTTTACCGGGTTTCCGGCTGCGGCGCTGGATTTCTACGACGATCTCGAAATGGACAACACGAAGTCGTTCTGGACGGCGCACAAGCAGGTGTACGAGGAGTCGGTCCGGGCGCCGATGACAGCGTTGCTGGCGGAGCTCGAGGACGAGTTCGGTGCGGCCAAGCTGTTCCGCCCGTACCGCGATGTGCGGTTCGCCAAGGACAAGACGCCGTACAAGACGCACCAGGGCGCCTTCATCGACCTCGCTCCGGCGACGGGTTGGTATGTCCAGGTGTCCGCGCCAGGTGTCCGCGTCGCCGCCGGCTTCTACGACGCGACCTCCGAGCGGCTGGGCCGGGTCCGCACCGCCATCGACGACGACCGCCGCGGCCGGCAGCTGGAGAAGCTACTGGCCAAGCTCACCCGGACCGGCTGGACGGTAGGCGGCGACAAACTCAAGACCAGCCCCCGCGGCTACGACCCCGACCATCCCCGGATCGACCTCCTCCGGCACAAGTCCCTGACCGTCTCCAAGTCCTACGGCTTCGAGCCGGTCATCCACACCCCCGACCTGGCCGTCCAGATCCGCACCGACTGGCGCGCCACCAAACCCCTCCTGACCTGGCTGACCGACAACACCTGA
- a CDS encoding quinone oxidoreductase family protein: protein MRAIQVTQFGGPEVLVPTELDPPTAGPDQLPVEVSAAGVNFADTHRTDGSYRGGVTLPFVPGVEIVGRANGRRILSPIFETGGGYAEYAVAPAHRAVDVPDEVSDGQALALLIQGLTAWHVLKNSARFTPGETVLVNAAAGGVGSLAVQLAKHFGAGQVIATASTDAKRELAIELGADVAVDNNPDGYAERVLKATGGVDIVLDSTGGRTMLAGLECLAGFGRLVNYGNASREGRPSVDPSALAQRNLSVAGFWLVPAMDLPGGYVEPLTELLALTAAKKLSPLVGAEYRLEDARRSHEDLLARRTTGKLVLKP from the coding sequence ATGCGCGCGATCCAGGTCACCCAGTTCGGCGGTCCCGAGGTTCTCGTCCCGACCGAGCTCGATCCGCCGACGGCCGGACCGGACCAGCTCCCGGTGGAGGTGAGCGCCGCCGGCGTGAACTTCGCCGACACGCACCGGACCGACGGCTCGTACCGCGGCGGCGTCACGCTCCCGTTCGTCCCCGGTGTCGAGATCGTCGGCCGGGCGAACGGCCGCCGGATCCTCTCCCCCATCTTCGAGACCGGCGGCGGGTACGCCGAGTACGCCGTCGCGCCGGCGCACCGGGCCGTCGACGTACCGGACGAGGTCAGCGACGGGCAGGCGCTCGCGCTGCTCATCCAGGGCCTGACCGCCTGGCATGTGCTGAAGAACAGCGCGCGGTTCACCCCCGGCGAGACCGTCCTGGTCAACGCCGCGGCAGGCGGAGTCGGCTCGCTGGCCGTTCAGCTGGCGAAGCACTTCGGGGCCGGGCAGGTGATTGCGACCGCGTCGACCGACGCCAAGCGGGAGCTGGCGATCGAGCTCGGAGCTGATGTTGCTGTGGACAACAATCCGGACGGCTACGCCGAGAGGGTGCTGAAGGCAACCGGCGGCGTGGACATCGTGCTGGACTCGACCGGCGGCCGGACGATGCTCGCCGGGCTGGAGTGCCTGGCCGGCTTCGGCCGCCTGGTCAACTACGGCAACGCCAGCAGGGAAGGCCGGCCGTCGGTCGACCCGAGTGCCCTTGCCCAGCGCAACCTTTCGGTGGCCGGCTTCTGGCTGGTCCCGGCGATGGACCTGCCCGGCGGGTACGTCGAACCCTTGACCGAGCTGCTCGCGCTGACCGCTGCCAAGAAGCTCAGTCCGCTGGTGGGCGCGGAGTACCGGCTCGAAGATGCCCGGCGCTCCCATGAGGACCTCCTGGCCCGTCGGACCACCGGCAAGTTGGTGCTCAAGCCCTGA
- a CDS encoding ABC transporter ATP-binding protein codes for MVLTVDGLRMRYGDTEVLHDVSFAAGPGEVVALLGPNGAGKSTTIEILEGFRLRSAGRVEVLGVDPAAGDERWRSRLGIVLQSWRDHGNWRVRELLHHLGSYYAPYSTPAAPRPWPADELLDAVGLAAHAGQKIKTLSGGQRRRLDVAIGIVGRPDVLFLDEPMTGFDPEARYEFHELVRRLAADRGTTILLTTHDLDEASKLAHRILVLSAGRIIASGTAAQLTADQASLEDAYLALVRGQEHR; via the coding sequence ATGGTTCTGACAGTGGACGGCCTGCGGATGCGGTACGGCGACACGGAGGTCCTGCACGACGTCTCGTTCGCCGCGGGTCCGGGTGAGGTGGTCGCGCTGCTCGGCCCGAACGGGGCGGGCAAGAGTACGACGATCGAGATCCTCGAAGGCTTCCGGCTCCGATCGGCGGGGCGGGTCGAGGTGCTCGGCGTCGACCCGGCCGCAGGCGACGAGCGCTGGCGATCCCGGCTCGGCATCGTGCTGCAATCCTGGCGCGACCACGGCAACTGGCGCGTGCGCGAGCTCCTGCATCACCTCGGTTCGTACTACGCGCCGTACTCGACACCGGCCGCGCCCCGTCCGTGGCCTGCGGACGAACTGCTCGACGCCGTCGGTCTCGCCGCCCACGCCGGGCAGAAGATCAAGACCCTCTCCGGCGGTCAGCGTCGCCGGCTCGACGTCGCGATCGGGATCGTTGGACGCCCCGACGTTCTGTTCCTGGACGAGCCGATGACCGGGTTCGATCCGGAGGCGCGGTACGAGTTCCATGAGCTCGTCCGGCGCCTCGCGGCCGATCGGGGAACGACGATCCTGCTCACCACCCATGACCTCGACGAGGCGAGCAAGCTCGCGCACCGCATCCTCGTCCTCAGCGCCGGCCGCATTATCGCGTCCGGTACTGCCGCCCAGCTGACCGCTGATCAGGCTTCGCTCGAGGACGCCTATCTGGCACTGGTCCGTGGACAGGAGCACCGATGA
- a CDS encoding NAD(P)/FAD-dependent oxidoreductase: MWDLVIVGAGPAGAAAALGALGADPSLSVLLVDRHDFPRDKACGDGIAPHVLDLLAGVGVKGILDDWTPVRRFVLNRGSAGVDREMSRPTWVVPRMVFDQRLAEAAQAAGAELIRRRVRGLEIRRESVTVDGDLDSRFVVGADGAHSVVRRELGAKPGPVALAIRGYAPTPPARAASQVIAYGPGRQPSYAWSFDRGDGWSNVGYGELLAGTRPSRAALLEHLETLLPGATDGGESWWGHHLPLAGWSWRPQSGPVLLAGDAAGLINPMTGEGIYYAVATGLLAGRSIADALRAGNSDAGTPYRRHTSRLLSRHLRHTALVAQLSRSERILDAGIRAAAADQRIFDDLVELGLADGFLTRRLLRKLLP, encoded by the coding sequence GTGTGGGATCTGGTGATTGTGGGGGCCGGCCCGGCCGGGGCCGCGGCTGCGCTGGGGGCGTTGGGGGCGGATCCGAGTCTGTCGGTGCTGCTGGTCGACCGGCACGACTTTCCGCGGGACAAGGCCTGTGGTGACGGGATCGCGCCGCACGTGCTCGATCTGCTCGCCGGGGTCGGGGTCAAGGGGATCCTCGACGACTGGACCCCGGTACGGCGGTTCGTGCTGAACCGCGGCAGCGCCGGCGTGGACCGGGAGATGTCGCGGCCGACCTGGGTGGTGCCGCGGATGGTGTTCGACCAGCGGCTCGCCGAGGCGGCGCAGGCGGCCGGCGCCGAGTTGATCCGGCGACGGGTCCGCGGCCTGGAGATCCGTCGGGAGTCCGTCACGGTCGACGGCGACCTCGACAGCCGATTCGTGGTCGGCGCGGACGGCGCCCATTCCGTCGTACGGCGGGAGCTGGGGGCGAAGCCCGGGCCGGTCGCGCTGGCGATCCGGGGTTACGCGCCGACGCCGCCCGCGCGGGCAGCGAGTCAGGTGATCGCCTACGGTCCCGGCCGGCAACCGTCGTACGCGTGGTCCTTCGACCGCGGCGACGGCTGGTCGAACGTCGGGTACGGCGAACTCCTCGCCGGCACCCGCCCCAGCCGAGCAGCCCTGCTCGAACATCTCGAGACACTGCTGCCGGGAGCGACCGACGGCGGCGAGTCGTGGTGGGGTCATCACCTGCCACTGGCCGGCTGGTCCTGGCGGCCACAGAGCGGTCCGGTGCTGCTCGCCGGTGACGCGGCCGGCCTGATCAACCCGATGACCGGCGAGGGCATCTATTACGCGGTAGCGACCGGTCTGCTCGCCGGCCGGTCGATCGCGGATGCGCTCCGGGCGGGCAACTCGGACGCGGGTACGCCGTACCGTCGCCACACGTCCCGCCTGCTGTCGAGGCACCTGCGGCACACTGCACTCGTCGCCCAGCTCAGCCGCTCCGAGCGGATCCTCGATGCGGGCATCCGCGCGGCTGCTGCCGACCAGCGCATCTTCGACGACTTGGTCGAGCTGGGCCTCGCCGACGGCTTCCTCACTCGCCGCCTGCTCCGGAAGCTGCTGCCTTGA
- a CDS encoding SigB/SigF/SigG family RNA polymerase sigma factor, with amino-acid sequence MERRAASTAEGERQELLEQVVELNLEMAQGIARRFRGRGAEADDLEQVAYLGLVKAAHHYRLEAETPFIGFAIPTIRGEVKRYFRDCAWTVRIPRRLQEMQGTIATKLPELEQQLNREPTPAEIAEHLEVEVTEVEQALAAKGCFNVLSLDRPAEADAELTLADVVADDDDSSIDQLETVEMLEPVLADLAERDRRILQLRFIEGWTQSEIGNDIGVSQMQVSRVLRRILDDLRDKLAPTQIAA; translated from the coding sequence ATGGAACGCCGGGCTGCCAGCACCGCCGAAGGCGAGCGGCAGGAACTTCTCGAACAGGTCGTCGAGCTCAACCTGGAAATGGCGCAGGGCATCGCGCGCCGGTTCCGCGGGCGCGGCGCCGAGGCAGACGACCTGGAGCAGGTCGCATACCTGGGGCTGGTGAAAGCAGCCCATCACTACCGGCTCGAGGCGGAGACCCCGTTCATCGGGTTCGCCATCCCGACCATCCGCGGCGAGGTCAAACGGTACTTCCGTGACTGCGCCTGGACGGTCCGGATCCCGCGCCGGCTGCAGGAGATGCAAGGCACGATCGCGACCAAGCTGCCGGAGCTCGAGCAGCAGCTGAATCGCGAGCCGACGCCGGCGGAGATCGCCGAGCACCTCGAGGTCGAGGTGACCGAGGTCGAGCAGGCGCTGGCAGCGAAGGGCTGTTTCAACGTGCTGTCGCTGGATCGGCCGGCCGAGGCCGACGCCGAACTGACGCTGGCCGATGTGGTCGCGGACGACGACGACTCGAGCATCGACCAGCTGGAAACGGTCGAGATGCTGGAGCCCGTGCTCGCCGATCTGGCCGAGCGCGACCGCCGGATCCTCCAACTGCGCTTCATCGAAGGCTGGACGCAGTCGGAGATCGGCAACGACATCGGCGTCAGCCAGATGCAGGTCTCCCGCGTGCTGCGCAGGATCCTCGACGACCTGCGCGACAAACTCGCCCCGACCCAGATCGCCGCCTAG
- a CDS encoding MarR family transcriptional regulator, whose protein sequence is MPGGRLSHQDRLDIAAGLADGFGYAEIARQLQRPTSTISREIARNGGPGGYRADHAHYATTSRARRRRPEAGRRTIPQQAGDPRAAYVERFATMMVDGGLPRMASRVLALLYTSDSRTLTAADLVRELRVSPASISKAIGYLERVGMVHREADPQRRLQHYVIAEDVWLKAWEVSARTNFNWAETAAEGVELVGRDTPAGERLTQMAEFFQRLSEDMTGGAGFQDCLSVLAVLWQADRQLSAVELASTLDWPVERVSDAVDYAVKAAASGAGGE, encoded by the coding sequence ATGCCCGGAGGCAGGCTGAGTCATCAGGACCGGCTCGACATCGCGGCCGGCCTGGCCGACGGATTCGGGTACGCCGAGATCGCGCGGCAGCTGCAGCGGCCGACGTCGACGATCAGCCGGGAGATCGCGCGCAACGGCGGCCCAGGCGGGTATCGGGCGGATCATGCGCACTACGCGACCACGTCCCGGGCACGACGCCGGCGACCGGAGGCGGGTCGCCGTACGATCCCGCAGCAGGCGGGCGATCCGCGGGCGGCGTACGTCGAGCGGTTCGCGACGATGATGGTCGACGGCGGACTGCCGCGGATGGCGTCGCGGGTGCTCGCACTGCTCTATACCTCCGACTCCCGCACGCTCACCGCGGCCGACCTCGTCCGGGAGCTGCGGGTCAGCCCGGCGTCGATCTCGAAGGCGATCGGATATCTCGAGCGGGTGGGCATGGTTCATCGCGAGGCCGATCCGCAACGCCGGCTCCAGCACTACGTGATCGCGGAGGACGTGTGGCTGAAGGCCTGGGAGGTGAGCGCGCGGACCAACTTCAACTGGGCCGAGACCGCGGCCGAGGGAGTCGAGCTGGTCGGGCGCGACACTCCGGCGGGCGAGCGGCTGACGCAGATGGCCGAGTTCTTCCAACGACTCAGCGAGGACATGACCGGCGGCGCGGGGTTTCAGGACTGTCTGTCCGTCCTCGCCGTCCTCTGGCAGGCCGATCGGCAGCTCTCGGCGGTGGAGCTTGCCAGCACGCTGGATTGGCCCGTCGAGCGGGTCTCCGATGCGGTGGATTACGCGGTCAAGGCAGCAGCTTCCGGAGCAGGCGGCGAGTGA
- a CDS encoding ABC transporter permease: protein MRFRPGWQRGLIELRQSFTNPAELVSHFLWPVLMLIALFFLRHRDFGSTGILLGALALPSILGMNASMGMVSMSQLLTADRADGTLLRAKAVPNGMVCYLIGKVVSVAGGLLVDLAILLIPGLFLVKGLALGSAHWFTLVWVLLLGLVATLPIGAILGSLLTTARAQGLTQLPMLGLIAISGIFYPITALPGWLQVIGQLTPIYWMGLGMRSALLPSEAVVVEVGESWRHLEAAAVLGVWAVVGLLLAPVVLRRMARRESGSKVAERREQALRRVA, encoded by the coding sequence ATGAGATTCCGGCCGGGCTGGCAGCGTGGACTGATCGAACTGCGGCAGTCGTTCACGAACCCGGCCGAACTCGTCAGCCACTTCCTCTGGCCGGTGCTGATGCTGATCGCGCTGTTCTTCCTCCGGCATCGCGACTTCGGCTCGACGGGCATCCTGCTCGGCGCGCTCGCACTGCCGAGCATCCTCGGGATGAACGCCTCCATGGGGATGGTCAGCATGAGTCAGTTGCTCACCGCCGATCGCGCGGACGGCACGCTGCTGCGAGCGAAGGCCGTACCCAACGGTATGGTCTGCTACCTGATCGGCAAGGTCGTGTCGGTCGCCGGGGGATTGCTCGTGGATCTGGCGATCCTGTTGATCCCCGGCCTGTTTCTGGTCAAGGGCCTCGCGCTCGGGTCGGCGCACTGGTTCACGCTCGTGTGGGTCCTGCTGCTGGGGCTGGTCGCGACGTTGCCGATCGGCGCGATCCTCGGCTCGTTGCTGACCACCGCGCGCGCCCAAGGCCTGACCCAGCTCCCGATGCTCGGGCTGATCGCAATCTCCGGCATCTTCTATCCGATCACCGCGCTGCCCGGTTGGCTGCAGGTGATCGGCCAGCTGACACCGATCTACTGGATGGGCCTCGGCATGCGGTCGGCGCTGCTTCCGTCCGAAGCGGTCGTGGTCGAGGTCGGCGAGTCCTGGCGGCACCTCGAGGCGGCCGCCGTGCTCGGCGTCTGGGCGGTGGTGGGATTGCTCCTGGCTCCCGTCGTACTGCGGCGGATGGCCCGCCGCGAATCCGGCTCGAAGGTCGCCGAGCGCCGCGAGCAGGCGCTCCGCCGGGTCGCCTGA